In Festucalex cinctus isolate MCC-2025b chromosome 5, RoL_Fcin_1.0, whole genome shotgun sequence, a single genomic region encodes these proteins:
- the LOC144019115 gene encoding LOW QUALITY PROTEIN: L-serine dehydratase/L-threonine deaminase-like (The sequence of the model RefSeq protein was modified relative to this genomic sequence to represent the inferred CDS: inserted 2 bases in 1 codon; substituted 1 base at 1 genomic stop codon) encodes MSTSQSKALNESIKYGQQLVANNPGWIFISPFDDALIWNASGADVCIVAMETIGAHSLNAAMNAGXLVSLPDISRYTSYYWCYLTKIQLGVDLCNDVLAAVYSDVIKRLQXGKLEKQLGPVALVVCGGNNISMEQLQRLKKQLGISSMAWRLLLFFFLFVFSPSCLSINCSKNLFHFSYAPRPNHSRL; translated from the exons ATGTCCACCTCGCAGTCGAAA GCTCTTAATGAAAGCATCAAGTATGGACAGCAGCTTGTGGCTAACAACCCAGGCTGGATATTCATCTCTCCCTTTGATGACGCCCTCATTTG GAATGCAA GCGGGGCTGACGTGTGTATCGTTGCCATGGAGACCATAGGAGCGCATAGCCTCAATGCAGCCATGAATGCAGGGTAGCTTGTCAGTTTACCCGATATCAGCAGGTACACTAGCTACTATTGGTGCTATTTAACTAAAATACAATTGGGTGTGGACCTTTGTA ATGATGTTCTCGCCGCTGTGtacagtgatgtcatcaaaagGCTGCA GGGCAAGCTGGAAAAGCAGCTGGGCCCCGTGGCCCTTGTTGTGTGCGGAGGCAACAACATCAGCATGGAGCAGCTACAGAGGTTGAAAAAACAACTTGGCATCTCTAGCATGGCCTGGCGTcttctactgtttttttttttgtttgttttttccccttcctgcCTATCCATCAACTGCTCCAAAAACCTGTTCCATTTTTCATATGCTCCAAGACCAAATCATTCCAGATTGTGA